GTCAGCGGACGATTGACCGCCACCGTCTCGCCGTCGGCGGTGTAACGCAGGCCCGTCCACACCACGTCGACCGGCGCGGCCGCGCGCCACACCACCTCGTGCGTGAGCACCAACGTTTCGCCCGGCACCACCCGCGCCGCCGGCACGGTGGACTCGGCGTAAAGCCCGAGGCAGGCCGCGATGATGGCGTCGAGTTGCGCGCGTTTTTCGAGCAGCAACGGGTCCTCCGCCGGCAATGCCGCCAGCGCGCGCTTCACGACCAGCAGCGCCGGCACGCTCGCGCCCGGCGCGCGGGCATCAAAGTCATCCATGGTCGCGTCGATCTGCGCGGCAATCGCGGCGCCGCCGGTCCACTGTGCCCATTTATCGGATACACCGTCCATCAGGTCGGCCGACGCGGCGTCACCAACGAGGTGCACAAACTGTTCTTCGGCCGTCCCGCGCGAGCCCACCGCGCCAAAACCCTGGCTCTTGTGTTCCGAGCGCGAAAGGGCGGCGATCTCACCGTAGGACTCACCCCGCACCGGATCGTAGCCGCCCACATCAAGCTTCAGCGCGCCCGGCCACTCGCGACCGCCCCAGCTCCACGCGTTCCAGACCACGCGGCGCACCTGCCACGGCGGCAGATGACCGAGCTCGGCGGCGAACGCTTCCGGATCAGCGGCGAGGGCAAAGGCTTCGCGCGCCATCACGGCCGACGCGGTGTGGTGACCGTGCGTGCCACCCATGTCGGGCGAGAACCGGGTCACGATCACATCGGGCCGAAACTGGCGGATGACACGCACGGTGTCGGCCAGCACCTGCTCGCGATCCCAGACAGTGAGCGCTTCGTCGGCGCTCTTGGAGTAACCAAAGTCGTTGGCGCGGGAGAAAAACTGCCGACCACCATCGATGCGGCGAGCGGCGAGCAGTTCCTGCGTGCGGATCACGCCGAGGGCGTCGCGCAGCTCCGGACCGATCAGGTTCTGGCCACCGTCGCCGCGGGTGAGCGACAGGTAGCCGGTGGCGTAGTGACGCTCGTTGGCGAGATAGGCGATGAGCCGCGTGTTTTCGTCGTCCGGGTGAGCGGCGAGGTAGAGCACACGACCCGTCTCCCGCAGCCGCTGCATCTCGCGCAGGATCGACCCCGCCGCCGGCGGCGCGAGTTCGGCATGAAGCCCGACGTTCAGGGGCACCAAGGCGGTGAGGCACGTAAGCGCCACGGAAGAGAAACGACTGCGAAAACTCATGAGACTGAAGGAGGCGAGGCCATTACCGGCGGACGACGTCGCAAAGAAGGCACAGAAACGCCATAAAGCGACGACGGCGCGCAATTGACCTCTAAAAAGTAGCTGCGTGTTCAGCACATCACCCCGCATGCAGCGAAGCGCACCGCGCTACCGAATTATGGGTAAAGCACGCCGTAGCGACTGCACGTGAGTTGCGCTAGACGGGGTCCTTTCTACTCTATCCGTTTCTAATATCATGCCCCCGACGATGCTTCGCCCTACCTCCCACCGTTTCCGCCGTTCGTTAGCCCTGCTCTGCGGAATAACGCTCGCAATAACCTCCCGCCTGCTGGCCGCCGCTCCCGTGGTCGGCACCACGGACTTTGATCCGCTCTCCGGCGACATCATGGACGCCGGGAGCACTACGACGGAGGTGAGCATCAGCGATTTTGACGGCTCGGGTTGGGACATCACGGTTACGACCGTCGAGGTCGCCGGCACCCCGGGGCTCATCCGCGGCCTCGCCACCTATGGCGTGGGCTCCACCGATGCGGTGCAAACTGGCGGCGTGACTTTCGGCGGCAGTGATATGCTGGTGAGTTCGGTCGCCTTCGCCAGCAACGACGGCACGGAGTTCAAACTCGGTTCTTTTGCAATCAACGCCGCCGGCGGGGCCACGGACTACACGTTGTCCGGCTACCGCGATGACGTCGCCCTCAGCGGTGCGGTGATGACCGGTGCGCTACCCCAGGGCTCACTCGGTGGACGCTCCTTTACCACGATCGATGTCTCCGGCCATGACGGCTTCAACAACATCGACCGCTTTGTGGTGACCTTCGCCACTCCCGGATCTCGTTTCCTGTGGGACAATATCGAGGTCGATCTCGCCGCTCCGGTGCCGGTGCCGGTGATCACGAGCGGAAGCTCCGTAAGCGTCGCCTTCGGAGATACGCCCGCCTACACCATCACCACCAACGGCGCGGGGGTCAGTTTCAGCGGCACCGACCTCGTGCCCGGCGTCAGCGTCGATGCGATGACCGGTGAACTCACCGGCACGGCCCAGGAGTTGGGCACCTTTGGCGCGACCCTCATCGCCGCCAACGCCGAGGGTGTCGAAGTGAGCGCCCCGCTGACGCTCTCCGTCCACCCGGCCAACTTGCCGCAGTCCATCACCTTCAACGCCATCGGCACGCAATCGGCGGACCAAGGCTCGTTGACGCTCGGCGCGACTGCGTCCTCCGGTCTGCCCATCAACTACACCGTCGTTTCCGGCCCCGCCACTGTGAGCGGGTCCACCCTCACCTTCACCGGAGCCGGCGGCACGGTGACCGTGCGCGCCGCCCAAGCGGGCAACAACCGCTACGCCGGTGCGGTGGCCGTCACCCAATCCTTCGAGGTGCGGCAGTCGGGTCAGTTGGTGTTCTTCGGCACGACCAGTGCGGATGATGCGTTCGCCGTGGTCGTAGATGCCAACCGCACCTCCGGCACACTCATCGGTTATCTCGCCGGCACCAGCGAAGGTTTTGTGGTCCCCCTGGCCCTCGACGGCAGCGGCCAGTTCACCGCCACGGCCGCCACGCTCGTCGCGACCGACTCCACGACCGCCAACGGCGCCAGCACCTCGTCACCCCGCACGCCCGCACGCGACACCCACGACTACACCTTCAGCGGCGCCCTCTCCAGTGACGCCATTACCGGCACAATTTCGGGCGTCGACCTCGAGTTCACCGGCCAACTGGAAGCGCCCGCTGGTGGCACCGCGGCCCTGGCCGGTTACTACTCCGCCTCGGCGCTGGGCAACGCCAGTGGCACCACCCATGCCATCGTCGGCACGACCGGGTCGACCTACCTGCTGTGGGCCTCCCCGCAAACGGTCGCGGGCGGCAGCGGCAGCATCGGCGGCGGCGGCAACTTTTCCGCCACCCTCCCCGGCGATCTCACTTTGACCGGAAACATCGACAACAGTCGGGCCACCCTGAGCGGCACTCTCGCCCGCGCCGACGGCTCGGAAAGCGCGTTTGCCGGTCTCGCCGCCGGCACGACTCGCACCGATCGTTTGGTCAACATCTCGATTCGGGCGCAGGTGGATGTCGCCGCCAGCGGTCCTCTCATCACCGGTTTTGTGGTTGGGGGGGATACGCCCAAACACGTCCTGATTCGAGCCATCGGCCCCACCCTCGAAGACTTCGGCCTCACCACTGCCATGCCCGATCCGAAGATCACGATCTACAATGCAGCCGGTGAATCCGTTGCCAGCGTCGATGACTGGAGCGGCGACTTTTCCATCCAGCAACTGACCAGCCGCCTCGGCGCCTTCCCCCTCGACCTCGGCAGCAAGGACGCCGTCGCCGAAACTCAACTCCCCCCCGGCGCCTACACGGTGCATATCGAAAATGTCGGTGCCGCCGGTGTGGCCCTGACGGAAATCTACGACGCCTCGGAAACCCCGAACACCGAAGCGCAACGCCTGGTCAACATCTCCTCGCGCAGCCTGGTCTCGCCCGGCGAGGGCCAGCTGGTCGGCGGCTTCGTCGTCACCGGCAACAGCCCCAAGCGCATCCTGGTGCGCGGCGTCGGCCCCGAGCTGGCGACCTTCAACGTCGCGGGTTTCCTCACGAATCCCAGACTCTCGCTCTACGACGCCACCGAAACGCCGATCGCCGAGAACGATGACTGGGAAACGGGACTACCGCTGACTCCCAATCAGACCGTCGCAACCGCTGCCGAAATCGCCGCCGCCGCTCAATCCGTAGGCGGGTTTCCACTCACCGCTGGTTCGCAGGACGCCGCGCTCATCGTGACCCTGAATCCCGGCTCCTACACCGTCGCCCTCGCCGTCGCCACCCCCGATACCGCCCCTGGCAACGGCCTCATCGAGATCTACGAACTGCCCTAAAACCTCAAGCAGGTGACAGCGGCGGCATTGCCGCCGCTGTTTGGGCCGGGGTCACCAAGTGTAACCAAGAAACCACTACGGAGGAGTGGTCTTCGTTCACCTTCGTTTTCTTCTGTAGGAACAAAGCCGACCTCACATGGCGGCTTCGAGGCGGGCGATGAGGGTCTCGTTGAGGTGGATGTATTCGTCGCGCAGTTCGCCGGGTTGTTGGGCCTGGGCTTGTTTCAGTCCGCGCTGGGCGGCGGCCAGCGCCCCGGCCTTGTCGCCGGCGGCTTCGAGCACGAGGCCTTGGCGGTAGGTCAGCCAAAACGCGTCGGGCTGCTGCTTGGCGGCTTCATTGATCCACTCGGCGGCCTGATCGAGCATGACGCCCTTTTCGTAGAGATACATCGCGGCCTGGAAGTAGGGCTTCTGCTCCGCGTCGCTGGCCAGCACGGCTGTGATCTGCGGCACGAGCACCGCCTGGGTGTCGGCGACGATGGACACCGGGACGCGCACGTCGGCCCAGGCGATGTTGAGCGTGGCAGAATCGTTGACGACGTCGTCGAGCGACAGGGTGAGCGACTCGACCGGCGCATCGAGCATGACCGGCGTCGCCGTCACGCGCACCACCTCATCCTCCGGCGTGAAAGAGTAGGAGCCCCAGGTGTCGTCCTTGGAGGAAAGGATCACTTCCCAGTCGCCCTTGTGCGGCACGGAGTAGAGCGCGTAGGTGCCAGCCGGAACCTCGGCACCGCCAAACACGACCGGCGTGCTGAAGCTGATCGTCGTCGCCGCGTTGGCCCCCGTGCGCCAGATGGAGTCGTAAGGCAGCAGACCCCCAAAGATCTCGCGACCGCGCATCGCCGGACGGGCGTAGACGATTTCGACTTCGGTCAGGCCGACCGTCTGCGAGACCTTGGCATTCGGGCTGGCGGCGGGGAATTGGAGCTGCCCCTGCGCGAGCGACAGGCTCGGCAGCGCGAGAGCGCAGGCAGACGAAAAGGCAACAAGGCGAAGCAGGGACGTAGGTTTCATGATGCTGGAAGGTTGGAACGGAAACGGAGTCGAGGACGGACGGATCGCGCAAAACCACCCGAAGGACAAATCAGTCTGCGGAATTCTGCCCCCGGAATGATAGGCGTTAAGCCCAAGGCTTATTCCCAAAGATAACCGGAAGCGGTCGCCCACCCGCTGGACGCGGGACCGCATCTCCTCCTCAATCGGCCCCATGCACAACCTCGGATACCGGACCGATTGCATCTTTCACCGCCATGACGGCGTCGTGGAGGAACGCGACGACTACTGGGTCATCCGCACGCCCTCCAATCCCACCTACTGGTTCGGCAACCTGCTCCTCTTTCGCAACGCCCCCCGATCCGGTGACGAGGCACGCTGGCTCGAACGCCACGCCGCGGAATTCGGCGACTCGCTCAACCACATCACGATCGCGTGGGATGAGGAAATCCCCGGTGAGTCCGACGGTTTTATCGCCCAAGGCTTCCGGCTGGAATCCAGCGCGGCCCTGAGCCTCGCGCACACCGACTACGCCGACAGCTCGCCCCCGCCCGTCAACCCGGCCCTCACCGTGCGACCGGTGACCGACGATCACGGCTGGCGCGAGGTCGTGCGCGTGCAGACGCTCTGCGACGACGAGGATCCCCATTTCGACGCCGACGGCGGGGCCTTTCGCACCCGCCAGGCCCTCGCCGCCCACCGCATGATCGAAAACGGGCGCGGCACCTGGTGGGGCGCTTACGACCGCGACACGCTGCTCGGCAGCCTGGGTCTGTTCTTCGACGAGACCGGAGAGCTCGGCCGCTTCCAATACGTCACCACCGACCCCGCTCACCGCCGGCGCAAGGCCTGCAGCACCCTGCTCGACCACGCCATCCGTCACGCCTTCACCACCGTCGGCGCCAAGACCCTCGTGATCTGCACCGAAGGTGTCGCCAGCAACCCCGCCATGGCGCTCTACCAACGCTTCGGTTTCCGCCCCGCCGGCCAGAGTTACGCGGTGACCCGCCTGATCGGATAAGCGCCCCGCGTCAGTCCGTTTGCGCTTCCATCCACTGTTTCGGCGGCACGCCGCGACGCTGGCGGAAGAGGCGGTAAAAATACGAGAGGTCCTCGAAACCCGACGAGAAGGCCGCGCCCGTCACACTGTGGCGACCACTGCGCAGGAGCCGTTCGGCGTGGTCCAGCCGCAGGTCGTTCACGTAAGCCACGAAGCTCTTGCCCGTCACTTTGCGGAAACGCTCGGTGAACTGACGACGGGACAACGCCACATGCTTCGCCGCTTCGTCGGTCGACCACGGCCGATAGAAATTTTCGCTCAACACCTGCAGCAGAATATGGAGCCGCTCATCCGTCGAATCGGCGCTCATCTGCAGATGATACCGGTCGGCGCTGATCATGATGTGTTGCGCAATGATGCGCAGCGCCACTTCGCAACCCCGCCGCCGCTCCGCCTGCTCCAGGATGCCCTGCCGCCAACCGCCCACCACCGGCCCGGCCACCACCGGACGCAGACGCATCAACAGGCTCAGTTGCGAACGCCGCAGCCGATGCCACATCGCACTCAGCTCCGGGTAGTGATCCACAAAACGCCGCCCCAAACCGAGCAACAGCAGCACCGAGGGCTCGAGGTCCACCAACCGATGCCGCTCGCCCGCCGGCACGATCATCATCGTGCCCGGCACCCCGCGCAGCGGCACCTCCTTGGTCGGCTTCTCGAAACGCACCTCCACCGCCCCGCGCACCACGTAGAGCAACTTGTGAAAGTCATCCTCGCGCGATCCCATTTCGAAATTCGCCGCATGCTCACTCTCGGCGAAAAACACGCCGTCGACGGGCACATCGAACTGAATCGGAGTCTGGCGTTGCACCGGACCACTCTGCGCAGATCGCCCAATCGGACAAACAATATTCCCAGCCCTCCAATCGCTCTGCAGCGGAAGCTGTTACGGTGTTTCCTCGGCACCATCGCCGCCTCGTTCCCCACGCTTCACCTTCTTAACCGCCCAAACGGCCAACCGATCCGCCCTCCCCGGGCGCGAGAGCCTGAACTTTCATGATCCAACCCAAAAACATCACTTACCCGGATCCCGCCGAGCCCGCCGAGCGCGAGGCTGCGTCCCTCCTCGCCGCCACGGCCCAAGCCTCGCTGACGACGGCCGCCCAGCCCGGCGACGCCGCCCCCACCTTCAAGGTCGCCCTGGCCTCCCGCAACTGGGTCGAGGTGCCCGACGCCGCCGCCCACGCGGCCTGGATCTGGCTGCGAGTCGCCCCCGATGGCACCGGCGAACTGATCGCCACCCAGGGGTGTTTTCTCTTTACTGGCCTCAGCCTGCTGCAACAGGGCCTCGCCCCGGACCAGCAGGCTAAACTTTCCGCGGGCCTGCTCCTGCCCGCCACCTTCGGCTTCCACCGCCCGCACTACGACAGCTGCCTCACTCAATACTGGCGCTCGGTGCGCGGCATGGACGAGGAGGCGCACATCCGCGCCCTTGCCGAAGCCGGCTTCACCCACTGCGAGGTCAACGGCCTGCAGGCCCACTTGCCCTACGAGGAAACCATCGAGTCGGAATACTACCCGCAGTTCTACACCTACGCCGCCGGCTTCAACCACTTCATCGACACCGAGCTCACCCGCGGGCTCTGGCCGGCCCACTACCTCGAGGCCAATCTCAACCGCCTCAAGCGCCTCGCCACCCTCGCCAAACGCTACGGCCTCAAGCCCGGCGTCACCATGTTTGAACCGCGCAACCTGCCGGAGAAGTTCTTCACCAAATACCCGACGCTGCGCGGTGCCCGCGTCGACCATCCCTTCCGCTCGCGCCTGCCGCGCTACTGCCTCGCCCAGGACCACCCCATCACCAAGCGCCACTACGCCGAGTGTATGGAAAATCTCATGACGGCGGTGCCCGAGCTCGACTACCTCTCCATCTTTTCCAACGACAGCGGCGCCGGCTTCGAACACACCGGCTCCCTCTACGTCGGTCGCAACGGCGGCCCCTACATGATCCGCGAATGGCGCGATCACGCCGCCATCGCCGAGGTCGCCGGCCAGAGCATCGTCGACTACATGGCCAACCTCCAGCAGGCCGCCGCCAAGACCAACCCGGACTTCGATGTCATCCTCCGCCTCGAGCCCTTCAAGGGCGAGCACGAGCACATCGTCAAAGGCCTCGGCGGTCACCTCACCTGGGAGGGCCCGTCCATGCTGGTCAAGGGCTACGACCTGCCGTATCCACATCCCAAATACCCGGAAAACTTCGGCGTCGCCGGCTCCGTCTTCCACACCTGGATGGACGATGCCGAGCAGCCCGCCCTGGAAGCCGCCAAGGCCGCCGGTCACCACCCGATCCTCCACTACTCCGGCTCCGGCGTGCAGAACCACGAACCGCTGCTCGGCCTGCCCTTCCCGCGTCTGGTGCACGCCAAGATCAAGGCCCTCGCCGGCATCGGCGCGGAAAAGGCCTCCTGCTTCGGTGCCCTCTCCCACTCCACCGTCACGCCCTACTGGCCGCACCCGGCCGTGATTCGCGCCGCCCAGTTCACGCCGGAACGCCCGGTCGACGAGGTGTTGCTCGAATACGCCACCTCGCTGGTCGGCGCTGAGCTCGCGCCCACCCTCGACCAAGCCTGGCAGGACATGGAGGAGGCCCTCATCTGGCAGCCCCTCGTGCCGCTCTACAGCGGTTTCGGCTTCTGCTGGCAGCGCACCTGGGACCGCCCCTTCGTGCCCGACATCGAGGCCATTCCGGCCCCGGAGCGCGCTTATTACGAGCGCCATGGTTGCTTCCAGCACAACAACCCCGGCCTCGTCGACCTCGGGCGCGACGTGCTCTTCGATTTGGTGACCAAGGAGATGGGTCGCAAGATGACCGACGACATGGACGAGCATCTCTTCCCGCGCGTCCACGCCCTGGTCGATCGCCTGCAGCAACAGCTCGACGGCCTCGCGGCCGACAGTCCCGCCGCGCCGGTTTTCCGCGACCTGCTCGACCGGGTGCGCGCCTACCGGCACTGGGCCATCGCCCTGCGCGGCGTCTGCTCCTGGTGCGCCGAGGTATACACCTACACCGAGACCGACGACGAAGCCGAACGCACCGCCGCGATGGAGCGGCTGCAGCAGTCGATCGATCTCGATCTGGAGAACACCGCCGGACTCATCGACTTGCTCGAAAACACCTCGTCCGAGCTGCTCGCCACCTCCGGCGTCGGCAACACCACCTTCCTCTACGGCGAGGACCTGCCGGAGCTGCTCAAGCGCCGCCTCGACCTCACCCAACGTTATCGCCACCACCCACCGCGGATCGACAAGAGCATCTTGTGGCGCCCCACCCCGGGCACCCAATGGCCGGAGGGTTGGATGTGACCCTTTCCTGACACCAATCAGCCCACGACCGGGAGGAGGGATTTGTCCTTCCTCCCGGTTCCCGTTGGGCCCCTCGTTCGCTCGTTCGTCCGCTCGCTCCCGTTTCCCGTTGTCGTTTTCCATCATGCGCCCAGCTCGCCTCTGTCTCCTGCTCCTCGCCCTGCTGGGTGCCGCCGCCGCCCTATCCTCCTCCGCTCGCGCCGCCACCACGGCCGATTTGGTGTCGGTGCAACTCCGCGCCTTGGAGTCCCCCGCCGCGGCCGCCGCGCTGGTGGTGACCGACGCCGCCCTGCCCGCCACGCACGCGCCCCTGCCCGCCGTCGCGCTCGAAGATGCCGTGGCACCGTCGGGTCAATCGTTTCGCCTCATCGCCAGCCAGAGCGCGCCGCGCGAACTGACCCTGCACTCCTACCACGAAATCACCGACACCTGGGCCACCGTCGGCAGCGTGGACTTGCCGGGCCCGCTCACCCGCGTGCAACCCGCCGCCCGCGGTTTTGTCGTCGCCGTCACCGACGACACCGGCCCGCGCGACTACCTCGTTGAGGTCACCCTCGCCCGCAACACCCTGCCGCTCACCGATTGGATCGTCATCGTCGTCTACCTCATCGCCATGCTCGGCGTCGGCTGGCTGTGTTACCAACAGGAGCAGCGCAAAAAGGCGTCGACCGACGACTACTTCCTCGCCGGTCGCAACATCCCCTGGTGGGCCGCCGGCATCAGCCTCTACGCCACTGGCACCTCGGCGCTGAGCTTCATCGCCATCCCGGCCTTCACCTTCGCCAACAACTGGCTCTACCTCGGCCAACAACTCCTCGGCGTGCTCGGCCTCATTTACGTGGCCTACAAAATGATCCCGGTGCTGCGGCGGCTCAACCTCACCTCGATCTACCACTTCCTCGAGATGCGCTTTCATCCGTCGATCCGCCTGATGAGCAGCGCCCTCACCATCGCCTTTCAGCTCATCGGCCGACTGAGCATCGTGCTCTACCTGCCGGCCCTCGCCATCTCCGCCGTGACCGGCGCCAACGTCGTCGCCTGCATCGTGCTGATGGGTTTGGTCACGACCGCCTACACCCTCATCGGTGGCATGAAGGCCGTGATTTGGACCGACGTGATTCAGGTCTTTGTCATGATTGGCGGCGCGCTGTTTGCCATCGGCTACATCATCCACGGCATCGACGGCGGCCTGCCTGCCATGCTCGAACTCACCTCGGCCGAGCAGAAGACACGCATGTTTGATTTTAGCTGGGACCTCACCACGCCGACCATCTGGGCGATCACCTTGGTGGTGCTCACCGACATCCCCACTTGGCCGCGCGAACAGGTTATGATGCAGCGGGTATTCGCCACCCGCGACGACCGCAGCGCCCGCTCCTCCGTGCTCACGCTCGCCGCCGTGCTCCTGCCCGGCACCATCCTGTTCTACGCGATCGGCTCCGCGCTCTACGCGTTCTACAAAACGCATCCCGATCACCTCAACCCGCTCATCGACACCGACGCCACGTTCCCGGTGTTCATCGCCGCCGAACTGCCCGTCGGCATCACCGGCCTGATCATCGCCGGCCTCTTCGCCGCCTCAATGTCCACCCTCTCCAGCGGCCTCAACAGCGTCGCCACCCTCACCTCGGTCGACTTCTACGAACGCTTGGTGAAGAAGGCCAACTCGGCCACCAGCCTGCGCCTCGCCTACGCCGTCACCATCTTCTCCGGCCTCGTGAGCACGGCGGTCGCGGTGCTCTTCAGTTTCTTCGACATCAAGTCGATGTTCGACGCCGGCCTGCAGCTCACCGCCATGCTCGGCGGCGGCTTCGCCGGCACCTACGCGCTCGGACTCTTCACCCGTCGCGCCAACTGGCAGGGCGCGCTCATCGGCACCGCCGCATCGGTCGCCACGGCCGTGCTCTTGCGCACGCACGTGAGCCCCATCCTGCTCAACCCGGCCGCGGTCGCCGCCTGCATGATCGTAGGCTACATCGCCTCCTACGCCTTCCCCGCTCCGCGCCAGGACCTCACCGGCCTCACCGTCTACACCCCCCGCGCCAAACCCATCGTGACCAAAGGCTGAGCGCCGGTCACACGAAGTGTCGGATTAAAGCCCGACCCACCATTTCCATCACCACGACGCGCAGCCCAAAGTGTGGGTCGGGCTTCACGCCCGACATCCCCCTGCCTCTCGGGAATCTGCGCCTCTCTGCGAGACTCGCCGCACATTGGAGGGTCTGCGGATAAAGGAATAGAAGTCACAGAGTTCACAGAGCCCGCCCCGCCGCAACGCGGCCGACACGGCCGCGGCTACACTCCAGATCGCTCTTCGCGTCCCTTCACCAATCCCTCACAATTCTGCCCCTCGGGAATCTGTGTTTATCTGTGTTCATCCGTGGTTAAAAAACAGCCCTGCCTCTCGGGAGCCTGCGTCGCTCTGCGTCTCTCTGCGGTTAAAAAAACCGCCCCACCTCACGGCAGCACGCGATCGGCCACCGACAGGGTGTTGAAGTCCAACACGCGCTCCAGTCGACCGTGGC
This portion of the Actomonas aquatica genome encodes:
- a CDS encoding sodium:solute symporter, producing MRPARLCLLLLALLGAAAALSSSARAATTADLVSVQLRALESPAAAAALVVTDAALPATHAPLPAVALEDAVAPSGQSFRLIASQSAPRELTLHSYHEITDTWATVGSVDLPGPLTRVQPAARGFVVAVTDDTGPRDYLVEVTLARNTLPLTDWIVIVVYLIAMLGVGWLCYQQEQRKKASTDDYFLAGRNIPWWAAGISLYATGTSALSFIAIPAFTFANNWLYLGQQLLGVLGLIYVAYKMIPVLRRLNLTSIYHFLEMRFHPSIRLMSSALTIAFQLIGRLSIVLYLPALAISAVTGANVVACIVLMGLVTTAYTLIGGMKAVIWTDVIQVFVMIGGALFAIGYIIHGIDGGLPAMLELTSAEQKTRMFDFSWDLTTPTIWAITLVVLTDIPTWPREQVMMQRVFATRDDRSARSSVLTLAAVLLPGTILFYAIGSALYAFYKTHPDHLNPLIDTDATFPVFIAAELPVGITGLIIAGLFAASMSTLSSGLNSVATLTSVDFYERLVKKANSATSLRLAYAVTIFSGLVSTAVAVLFSFFDIKSMFDAGLQLTAMLGGGFAGTYALGLFTRRANWQGALIGTAASVATAVLLRTHVSPILLNPAAVAACMIVGYIASYAFPAPRQDLTGLTVYTPRAKPIVTKG
- a CDS encoding GNAT family N-acetyltransferase; the protein is MHNLGYRTDCIFHRHDGVVEERDDYWVIRTPSNPTYWFGNLLLFRNAPRSGDEARWLERHAAEFGDSLNHITIAWDEEIPGESDGFIAQGFRLESSAALSLAHTDYADSSPPPVNPALTVRPVTDDHGWREVVRVQTLCDDEDPHFDADGGAFRTRQALAAHRMIENGRGTWWGAYDRDTLLGSLGLFFDETGELGRFQYVTTDPAHRRRKACSTLLDHAIRHAFTTVGAKTLVICTEGVASNPAMALYQRFGFRPAGQSYAVTRLIG
- a CDS encoding DUF2911 domain-containing protein, producing the protein MKPTSLLRLVAFSSACALALPSLSLAQGQLQFPAASPNAKVSQTVGLTEVEIVYARPAMRGREIFGGLLPYDSIWRTGANAATTISFSTPVVFGGAEVPAGTYALYSVPHKGDWEVILSSKDDTWGSYSFTPEDEVVRVTATPVMLDAPVESLTLSLDDVVNDSATLNIAWADVRVPVSIVADTQAVLVPQITAVLASDAEQKPYFQAAMYLYEKGVMLDQAAEWINEAAKQQPDAFWLTYRQGLVLEAAGDKAGALAAAQRGLKQAQAQQPGELRDEYIHLNETLIARLEAAM
- a CDS encoding helix-turn-helix domain-containing protein, which encodes MQRQTPIQFDVPVDGVFFAESEHAANFEMGSREDDFHKLLYVVRGAVEVRFEKPTKEVPLRGVPGTMMIVPAGERHRLVDLEPSVLLLLGLGRRFVDHYPELSAMWHRLRRSQLSLLMRLRPVVAGPVVGGWRQGILEQAERRRGCEVALRIIAQHIMISADRYHLQMSADSTDERLHILLQVLSENFYRPWSTDEAAKHVALSRRQFTERFRKVTGKSFVAYVNDLRLDHAERLLRSGRHSVTGAAFSSGFEDLSYFYRLFRQRRGVPPKQWMEAQTD